The Pseudanabaena sp. PCC 6802 genomic interval TTGCCCATCTTACATTAACGGCGAGGCTTGGGTGCAAGTCCTGTTATATTTAAAGTTATGTAGCGTAGCAACGAAAATGATTGTCGAAAATAGCGAAGTTATACTGTCAGTAACCGATCTAACCGCTGATGTGGATGGCATCCAGATTTTGAAGGGTGTCAACCTCGAAGTCAAAGCTGGTGAAATTCATGCCATCATGGGGCCGAACGGCTCCGGCAAAAGTACATTTTCCAAAGTCCTGGCCGGTCACCCCGACTACACGGTAACGGGTGGAGAGATCGTGTTTCAGGGCAAAAACCTGCTGGAGTTGGAGCCGGAAGAAAGAGCCAGGTCTGGCATATTTCTAGCTTTTCAATATCCCCTCGAAATTCCTGGCGTGACTAATGCAGATTTCCTGCGGTTGGCATACAACTCGCTGCGCAAGCAAAAAGGCCTGCCAGAACTCGATCTGCTCGACTTTGACGACTTTATCCAGGAAAAACTGCAAGTGGTGGAAATGGATGCATCGTTCCTCAGCCGGAGCGTGAATGAAGGCTTTTCCGGTGGTGAAAAGAAGCGCAATGAGATTTTGCAAATGGCAATTCTAGAGCCAAAACTAGCCATCCTGGACGA includes:
- the sufC gene encoding Fe-S cluster assembly ATPase SufC, giving the protein MIVENSEVILSVTDLTADVDGIQILKGVNLEVKAGEIHAIMGPNGSGKSTFSKVLAGHPDYTVTGGEIVFQGKNLLELEPEERARSGIFLAFQYPLEIPGVTNADFLRLAYNSLRKQKGLPELDLLDFDDFIQEKLQVVEMDASFLSRSVNEGFSGGEKKRNEILQMAILEPKLAILDETDSGLDIDALRIVAGGVNQLSKPDNCSLVITHYQRLLNYIVPDFIHVMEGGRIIMTGDKNLALKLEEKGYDWLVEAEASQGVAK